Proteins from a genomic interval of Sphingomonas sp. Y38-1Y:
- the erpA gene encoding iron-sulfur cluster insertion protein ErpA — protein MATPTSLISTSMTDLHTAADIALSPAAAARVAAIADRQKKPAILRLSVEGGGCSGFQYRFGLAEWVDSDDSVAETNGVKLVVDSVSLDLVRGAEVDFVESLGGAAFRVNNPVAASGCGCGTSFSV, from the coding sequence CCACTTCCCTTATCTCCACCTCCATGACCGACCTCCACACCGCCGCCGACATCGCGCTGAGCCCCGCCGCTGCCGCGCGCGTCGCCGCCATTGCCGATCGCCAGAAAAAGCCAGCGATCCTGCGCCTTTCAGTCGAAGGGGGTGGGTGCTCGGGCTTCCAGTACCGCTTCGGTCTCGCCGAATGGGTCGATAGCGACGACAGCGTGGCCGAAACCAATGGCGTCAAGCTGGTAGTCGATTCGGTCAGTCTGGACCTCGTCCGGGGAGCGGAGGTCGATTTTGTCGAATCGCTCGGCGGCGCGGCGTTCCGGGTGAACAATCCGGTCGCTGCCTCGGGCTGCGGCTGCGGCACCAGCTTCTCGGTCTGA